The proteins below come from a single Candidatus Kirkpatrickella diaphorinae genomic window:
- a CDS encoding dicarboxylate/amino acid:cation symporter: MKQNWMLWAIIIAMIAGIAAGGAIHALCASAAMQQQISNYVSIGSTIFLRLIKMIIAPLVFSTLTVGIGRMTDAASVGRVGGKALLWFICSSLFSLTLGMLLVNFFEPGGGMHRISMSSASGISTSGLNLLDFVNHLVPDSIFHAMSDNEILQIVVFSIIFGCAAAALPEKSKLVLEWVESFSYIILKMTNFIMLMAPIAVFCALTATIGVNGLSIIVSYGKFMGEFYLALLVLWLSLVGVSLIFLGKSAFKLVDLLREPFLVAFSTSTSEAAYPLILERLAEFGVDRKISSFVLPLGYSFNLVGTMMYCSFASIYIAQVYDIPLAWSTQIAMLLTLMLTSKGVAGVPRASLVVIAATLTQFDLPAEGVVLILGVDTFLDMGRSSTNVIGNSLSAALVAKWENQLKPMARLSKT; the protein is encoded by the coding sequence ATGAAGCAAAATTGGATGTTGTGGGCCATCATTATCGCCATGATTGCCGGTATCGCGGCGGGGGGCGCCATCCATGCCCTTTGTGCTTCCGCGGCCATGCAGCAGCAAATCTCCAATTATGTTTCCATTGGGTCCACGATTTTCCTCCGCCTGATTAAAATGATCATCGCGCCCTTGGTATTTTCCACCCTGACGGTCGGGATTGGGCGCATGACCGATGCGGCCAGTGTGGGGCGTGTCGGTGGCAAGGCGTTGCTCTGGTTTATATGTTCGTCGCTTTTCTCGCTGACGCTGGGCATGTTGCTCGTCAATTTCTTTGAGCCGGGTGGCGGTATGCACCGCATCTCGATGTCGTCCGCGTCCGGTATTTCGACGAGTGGCCTCAACCTCCTCGACTTTGTCAATCATCTCGTTCCGGACTCGATCTTCCACGCGATGAGCGATAATGAGATCCTCCAGATCGTCGTCTTTTCCATTATTTTCGGTTGCGCTGCGGCGGCCCTGCCGGAGAAGTCGAAACTCGTCCTCGAGTGGGTGGAGAGCTTCTCCTACATCATTCTCAAAATGACGAACTTCATCATGCTGATGGCGCCGATTGCTGTTTTCTGCGCTTTGACCGCGACCATCGGCGTCAATGGTCTTTCGATCATCGTCAGTTATGGCAAGTTCATGGGCGAGTTCTATCTGGCGCTCCTCGTACTATGGCTCTCGCTCGTCGGTGTTTCACTGATTTTCCTCGGCAAATCGGCCTTCAAACTGGTTGACCTGCTGCGTGAGCCCTTCCTCGTCGCCTTCTCGACCAGCACTTCTGAAGCCGCCTACCCGCTCATCCTTGAGCGTCTTGCTGAATTCGGCGTCGACCGCAAAATTTCATCTTTCGTGCTGCCGCTCGGCTATTCCTTCAATCTCGTTGGGACGATGATGTATTGCTCCTTCGCGAGCATCTATATCGCGCAGGTTTACGATATCCCCCTGGCTTGGAGCACGCAGATCGCGATGTTGCTGACGCTGATGCTGACGAGCAAGGGCGTCGCCGGTGTGCCCCGCGCATCTCTGGTGGTGATTGCGGCAACATTGACGCAATTTGACCTGCCAGCGGAGGGCGTCGTGCTGATCCTCGGTGTCGATACGTTTCTGGATATGGGTCGGTCTTCAACCAATGTTATCGGCAATTCCCTGTCTGCCGCCCTGGTGG